One part of the Neodiprion virginianus isolate iyNeoVirg1 chromosome 3, iyNeoVirg1.1, whole genome shotgun sequence genome encodes these proteins:
- the LOC124301393 gene encoding xanthine dehydrogenase isoform X2, whose protein sequence is MRKFKMFTSHKVKKMQKLSTTRNIHTTLIFYVNGTEIEDRSVNPEWTLLYYLRNKLRLCGTKLGCAEGGCGACTVMVSRYDNSAQKIVHLAVNACLMPVCAMHGMAVTTVEGIGSVKTRLHPVQERLAKAHGSQCGFCTPGIIMSMYALLRSIPKPTMENLEIAFQGNLCRCTGYRPIIEGFRTFTEEWEQSQILSNMQNNGMLNNKKSCQMGDACCKKSNALPQCARTCQNKDACCKTNPTSTPDKLFNSTEFTPYDPSQELIFPPKLKVSDELDKQYLVFRGKNVTWYRPNKLDELLALKKKYPTAKIIVGNSEVGVEVKFKHCVYPVLIQPTMVPEMKRIIETRNILKVGASVTLIELEEALKHQISIKPTFQTRIFSQIVAMLHWFAGKQIRNVAAVGGNIMTGSPISDLNPIFMAANVTLTLRSLDRGEREIPMDHTFWVGYRRNVVLPDEILVSIGIPFTKQYQYFVAYKQAKRRDDDIAIVNSAINVSFNPGTIDVQNAFLAYGGMAPTTTLARKTCEIMIGKKWDEQLLDSVFDSLITELPLPGNVPGGMVQYRRALTLSLFFKAFLQITKYLNMDLIGVESLPKELNNAADGFHYKPPMSSQYFQVASKTQERTDLVGRPIIHASAFKQATGEAIYCDDMPKFVGELYLALVISTRAHAKIIKIDASTALALEGVEAFFSAKDVPDDRRWVGPIFHDEELFISEKVTSQGQLIGAIVAVDQATAQKGARMVQIEYEDLHPIIVTIEDAIKEKSFISDTPKRIVKGDPAKVFAEVDHVLEGEVRMGGQEHFYLETHASIAVPHEEDEIEVFCSSQHPSEIQKLVAHVLHVPINRVTARVKRMGGGFGGKESRGMLVALPVALAAHRLQRPVRCMLDRDEDMMISGTRHPFYYKWKIGFNSDGLIKVAQVYIYNNAGYSADLSSSILERALFHFENAYRIPSVDLYGYMCKTNLPSNTAFRGFGGPQGMFVAENMIRQVADFLKMDTVKISELNLYKEGNLTHYNQQLNHCTIERCWHQCLETSDYTNRAAAVENYNKQNRYKKRGIAVVPTKFGIAFTTAFLNQGGALVHVYTDGSVLVSHGGTEMGQGLHTKMIQVASRVLKVNPEKIHITETATDKVPNTSATAASAGSDLNGMAVMNACTQIVDRLKPIMSANPGGTWEDWINMAYMQRISLSATGFYATPDVGYSFETNSGNPFNYFTYGTACSEVEIDCLTGDHQVLRTDIVMDLGESLNPAIDVGQVEGGFIQGYGLFTLEELIYSPAGILYSRGPGAYKIPGFTDIPVEFNVSLLKGAPNPRAVYSSKAVGEPPLFLASSVFFAIKNAIESARRDANVTGYFRLDSPATAARIRTACVDHLTQKLENLDRNNPWNVPP, encoded by the exons A tgAGGAAGTTCAAGATGTTTACTTCtcacaaagtgaaaaaaatgcagaaacTTTCCACAACCAGGAATATCCACACTACACTTATATTTTATGTCAACGGAACAGAG ATAGAGGATAGAAGTGTCAATCCCGAGTGGACATTGTTGTACTATCTGCGAAATAAGC TACGATTATGCGGCACGAAACTGGGCTGTGCCGAAGGTGGTTGCGGTGCCTGTACGGTCATGGTCTCAAGATACGACAACTCTGCACAAAAAATTGT TCATCTTGCGGTAAATGCATGTCTAATGCCTGTATGCGCCATGCATGGCATGGCAGTAACTACAGTTGAAGGGATAGGAAGTGTTAAAACAAGGCTACATCCTGTTCAAGAACGTCTCGCCAAGGCTCATGGATCACAGTGTGGCTTCTGCACACCTGGCATTATAATGTCAATGTATGCCTTGTTGCGATCAATTCCAAAACCTACTATGGAAAATTTAGAGATAGCATTTCAAG GCAATTTGTGTAGATGCACAGGATACCGACCGATCATAGAAGGCTTCCGGACTTTTACAGAAGAGTGGGAACAATCCCAAATTCTATCAAACATGCAGAATAATGGAATgctgaataacaaaaaatcctGCCAAATGGGAGATGCTTGCTGTAAAAAAAGCAATGCGCTGCCTCAATGTGCAAGAACTTGTCAAAACAAAGATGCATGCTGCAAAACAAATCCCACCTCTACACCTGATAAACTGTTTAATTCGACAGAATTCACACCTTATGACCCTTCACAAGAACTTATATTCCCGCCAAAGTTGAAG GTATCGGACGAACTTGATAAACAGTATTTGGTATTTAGAGGAAAGAATGTAACATGGTACCGACCAAATAAACTCGATGAATTGTtagctttgaaaaaaaaatatccaactGCAAAAATTATCGTTGGAAATTCCGAAGTCG GAGTCGAAGTCAAATTCAAGCATTGCGTGTATCCTGTACTGATACAACCAACGATGGTGCCTGAAATGAAGCGAATAATAGAAacgagaaatattttgaaagtgGGGGCAAGTGTAACTTTGATTGAATTAGAAGAAGCTCTTAAACATCAAATAAGCATAAAACCAA CATTTCAGACGAGGATATTTAGTCAAATAGTAGCTATGCTGCATTGGTTTGCTGGAAAACAAATTCGCAATGTCGCA gCTGTCGGTGGAAACATAATGACTGGAAGCCCAATATCTGACTTAAATCCTATATTTATGGCTGCTAATGTAACATTAACGTTGCGCAGTCTGGACCGAGGAGAAAGGGAAATTCCTATGGATCACACGTTTTGGGTTGGCTATCGTCGCAATGTTGTTTTACCAGATGAAATTTTAGTTTCCATTGGAATACCTTTTACAAAACAG TATCAGTATTTCGTTGCCTACAAACAAGCAAAACGACGCGACGATGACATTGCTATTGTCAATTCTGCAATAAATGTATCATTTAACCCAGGAACAATTGATGTTCAAAATGCTTTCTTAGCATATGGAGGCATGGCACCAACCACTACATTGGCCCGAAAAACCTGTGAAATTATGATAGGGAA aaaatggGATGAACAACTACTAGACTCAGTGTTCGATTCGCTCATAACGGAATTGCCGTTGCCTGGAAACGTCCCTGGAGGTATGGTACAATATCGTCGTGCACTAACTTTAAG TTTATTCTTCAAGGCTTTTCTCCAGATAACGAAGTACCTTAACATGGACTTAATTGGAGTAGAATCGCTACCCAAAGAGCTGAACAACGCTGCTGATGGTTTTCACTACAAACCTCCAATGAGCTCGCAGTACTTCCAAGTA GCTTCCAAAACTCAAGAACGCACTGATTTAGTTGGTAGGCCAATCATTCACGCCAGCGCATTTAAACAAGCTACAGGCGAAGCAATTTACTGTGACGACATGCCGAAATTTGTTGGAGAGTTATACCTAGCCTTAGTTATTTCTACACGAGCACATgcaaaaataatcaaaatagaTGCTTCCACAGCTCTAGCTCTTGAAGGCGTTGAAGCATTTTTCAGTGCAAAAGATGTACCGGATGACAGAAGATGGGTTGGTCCTATTTTCCACGATGAGGAATTGTTCATATCGGAAAAG GTAACTAGTCAGGGGCAACTGATTGGTGCAATTGTTGCTGTTGATCAAGCTACAGCGCAAAAAGGTGCACGAATGGTCCAAATTGAATACGAAGATCTCCATCCAATTATTGTAACAATTGag GATGCTATCAAGGAGAAGTCGTTCATCTCAGATACTCCAAAACGGATTGTGAAAGGAGATCCAGCAAAAGTATTTGCAGAAGTGGACCATGTCCTAGAGGGAGAAGTTCGAATGGGTGGACAAGAACATTTTTATCTGGAGACACATGCTTCTATTGCTGTACCTCACGAAGAGGATGAGATCGAAGTTTTTTGTTCATCACAACATCCATcggaaattcaaaaacttgtaGCGCACGTTCTCCACGTCCCCATCAATAGAGTAACTGCTCGTGTTAAACGCATGGGTGGTGGCTTTGGAGGGAAGGAATCTCGTGGAATGTTAGTTGCGTTACCAGTTGCTCTAGCTGCGCACAG GTTGCAAAGGCCGGTACGTTGTATGCTTGACAGAGATGAAGATATGATGATCAGTGGTACTCGACAtccattttattataaatgGAAAATTGGCTTTAATAGTGATGGATTGATAAAAGTTGCACAAGTATACATTTATAACAATGCAGGGTATTCAGCCGATTTATCATCCTCG ATACTTGAACGTGCACTGTTCCATTTCGAAAATGCCTATAGAATCCCATCGGTAGATCTATATGGTTACATGTGCAAAACTAATTTACCCTCCAATACGGCTTTTCGAGGCTTTGGAGGTCCGCAAGGTATGTTTGTGGCGGAGAACATGATACGTCAAGTAGCTGATTTCCTCAAAATGGATACTGTAAAG ATATCTGAGTTGAATCTGTACAAAGAAGGAAATTTGACACACTATAATCAACAACTCAATCACTGCACAATTGAGCGATGCTGGCACCAATGTCTTGAAACTTCTGATTACACGAATAGAGCTGCTgcagttgaaaattataacaa ACAAAacaggtataaaaaaagaGGAATTGCGGTAGTGCCAACGAAATTCGGGATTGCCTTTACAACTGCATTCCTCAATCAGGGTGGTGCATTGGTTCATGTATACACAGATGGCTCTGTACTAGTGAGCCACGGTGGTACCGAGATGGGACAGGGTTTACATACCAAAATGATCCAA GTTGCAAGCAGAGTACTCAAAGTAAATCcagaaaaaatacatataacaGAAACGGCGACTGATAAAGTACCAAATACATCTGCTACTGCAGCCAGTGCAGGATCTGATCTCAATGGAATGGCTGTCATG AATGCATGCACACAAATCGTTGACCGATTAAAACCCATTATGAGTGCAAACCCAGGAGGTACTTGGGAAGACTGGATAAATATGGCTTATATGCAAAGGATCAGTCTCTCAGCGACTGGATTTTATGCCACTCCGGATGTTGGATATTcttttgaaacaaattcaGGAAACCCGTTTAATTACTTCACATATGGAACAGCATGTAGCGAAGTTGAAATTGATTGCCTAACGGGAGACCATCAG GTTTTGCGGACAGATATCGTAATGGATTTAGGTGAGAGTTTAAATCCTGCCATAGATGTCGGCCAAGTTGAGGGTGGTTTCATCCAGGGGTATGGATTGTTTACTCTGGAAGAGTTGATCTATTCACCAGCTGGAATACTATACAGTCGTGGCCCTGGAGCCTACAAAATACCCGGCTTTACAGACATTCCTGTAGAATTCAATGTTTCTCTTCTAAAAGGGGCACCAAATCCCAGGGCGGTTTATTCTTCAAAG GCTGTTGGTGAACCCCCGTTGTTCCTTGCTTCCTCAGTTTTCTTTGCTATTAAAAATGCAATAGAAAGTGCACGCCGAGATGCTAATGTTACAGGTTACTTTAGACTTGACTCTCCAGCTACTGCGGCTCGTATCCGTACAGCATGTGTTGATCATCTAACTCAGAAG CTGGAGAATCTTGACAGAAATAACCCATGGAACGTTCCGCcctaa